From the Gramella sp. Hel_I_59 genome, one window contains:
- a CDS encoding nuclear transport factor 2 family protein, whose product MDLETKDIVTKFYESNFYKDEEVLKAYLHPDVELRWYGTTGFRKLNLEGISAITKEISESYESLRAETEKIISSGNEAAIHFTYFVRTIENPEEEMPLAHFVAMWELKDGKLYKGTQISQLGEEIDDDPWS is encoded by the coding sequence ATGGATCTAGAGACTAAAGATATTGTAACCAAATTTTACGAATCTAATTTCTATAAAGATGAAGAAGTGCTGAAGGCATATCTTCATCCAGATGTTGAATTACGCTGGTACGGTACTACAGGATTCAGAAAATTAAATTTAGAAGGTATTTCTGCGATTACGAAAGAGATTTCAGAATCATACGAATCATTGCGGGCTGAGACTGAAAAGATCATCTCCAGCGGGAATGAAGCTGCTATTCATTTTACATATTTCGTAAGAACTATAGAAAACCCCGAAGAGGAAATGCCGTTGGCGCATTTTGTCGCGATGTGGGAGCTGAAAGATGGAAAACTTTACAAGGGCACCCAAATTAGTCAGCTAGGTGAAGAGATCGACGATGATCCCTGGTCATAG
- the sucD gene encoding succinate--CoA ligase subunit alpha, with protein sequence MSVLVNKDSKVIVQGFTGSEGTFHAEQMIEYGTNVVGGVTPGKGGQKHLDKPVFNTVSEAVEQVGADVSIIFVPPAFAADAIMEAADAGIKVIITITEGIPVADMVKASDYIKDRDCRLIGPNCPGVITPGEAKVGIMPGFVFKKGKVGIVSKSGTLTYEAADQVVKQGLGITTAIGIGGDPIIGTTTKEAVELLMNDDETECIVMIGEIGGQLEADAAQWVKQNGNRKPVVGFIAGETAPAGRTMGHAGAIVGGSEDTAQAKKKILRENGIHVVDSPAEIGMKVAEVLKG encoded by the coding sequence ATGAGCGTTTTAGTCAATAAAGATTCTAAAGTAATCGTGCAAGGTTTTACCGGTAGTGAAGGTACTTTCCATGCTGAACAAATGATAGAATACGGTACAAATGTAGTTGGTGGAGTTACTCCTGGTAAAGGAGGACAAAAGCATCTTGATAAGCCAGTTTTTAATACAGTTTCTGAAGCTGTAGAGCAGGTTGGAGCAGATGTTTCTATCATCTTCGTGCCACCAGCTTTCGCTGCAGATGCCATTATGGAGGCTGCCGATGCTGGAATTAAAGTGATTATTACTATTACTGAAGGAATACCTGTTGCAGACATGGTAAAGGCTTCAGATTATATTAAAGACCGTGATTGCAGACTTATTGGACCTAACTGTCCAGGTGTGATCACTCCGGGAGAAGCTAAAGTTGGTATCATGCCAGGTTTCGTTTTCAAAAAAGGAAAAGTAGGGATCGTATCTAAATCTGGTACACTTACCTATGAAGCTGCAGATCAGGTTGTAAAACAAGGTCTTGGTATCACTACTGCGATTGGTATTGGTGGAGATCCAATTATTGGAACTACTACGAAAGAAGCAGTAGAATTGTTGATGAACGATGATGAAACTGAGTGTATCGTTATGATCGGTGAAATTGGAGGTCAGCTTGAAGCTGATGCTGCACAGTGGGTAAAACAAAACGGTAACAGAAAGCCAGTTGTTGGATTTATCGCTGGAGAAACTGCTCCTGCTGGACGTACAATGGGACATGCTGGTGCGATCGTTGGAGGAAGTGAAGACACTGCTCAGGCTAAAAAGAAAATTTTAAGAGAGAATGGAATCCACGTGGTTGATTCTCCTGCTGAAATAGGGATGAAAGTTGCTGAAGTTTTAAAAGGATAA
- a CDS encoding UDP-3-O-(3-hydroxymyristoyl)glucosamine N-acyltransferase, which translates to MKFPQEHRLSQIADLIDCSYVGDADFPVLGMNEIHVVNPGDIVFVDHPKYYDKALNSAATVILINKEVDCPDGKALLISEDPFRDFNKLTRYFKPFEKLNATIAESAKIGEGSIVQPNAVIGNDVSIGKNCLIHANVTIGDNCVIGDHVIIHSGTVLGGDAFYYKKRPEGFDKLLSGGRVVVQDHVEIGTNCSIDRGVTGDTTIGEGSKLDNLIQIGHDTVIGKNCLLASQIGIAGCVIVEDDVTIWGQVGIRSDIRIATGTVLMAQCGVSKDTTPGTTYWGTPFGEVRTKLREYAAIKQLPEIVKKLK; encoded by the coding sequence ATGAAATTCCCTCAAGAACATAGGCTATCTCAGATAGCAGATCTTATTGATTGTTCGTATGTAGGTGATGCAGATTTTCCTGTTCTGGGTATGAATGAGATTCACGTGGTGAATCCGGGAGATATCGTTTTTGTAGATCATCCTAAATATTACGATAAAGCACTTAACTCTGCAGCGACTGTTATTCTTATTAATAAAGAAGTGGACTGTCCAGATGGGAAAGCTTTGCTAATTTCTGAAGACCCATTTCGCGATTTCAATAAGCTTACACGCTATTTTAAACCATTCGAGAAGCTAAATGCTACTATCGCAGAATCTGCAAAGATCGGCGAAGGATCTATTGTGCAACCTAATGCTGTTATTGGCAATGATGTTTCCATTGGTAAGAACTGTCTTATCCACGCAAATGTTACCATCGGTGATAATTGTGTGATTGGAGATCATGTGATTATCCATAGTGGAACGGTACTGGGCGGTGATGCTTTTTATTATAAAAAGAGACCAGAAGGATTCGATAAATTATTATCAGGTGGTAGAGTAGTAGTGCAGGACCATGTAGAGATAGGAACGAATTGTTCGATAGATCGCGGGGTTACTGGAGATACTACAATTGGTGAAGGTTCTAAGCTTGATAATTTAATTCAGATCGGGCATGATACTGTTATCGGAAAAAATTGTTTATTAGCATCTCAAATTGGAATAGCCGGTTGTGTAATCGTAGAAGACGATGTCACGATCTGGGGACAGGTTGGAATTAGAAGTGATATTCGAATTGCTACCGGAACGGTTCTTATGGCACAATGCGGAGTTTCAAAAGATACTACACCTGGCACAACCTATTGGGGCACGCCTTTTGGTGAAGTACGAACAAAACTCAGAGAATATGCGGCGATCAAACAATTGCCGGAGATTGTCAAAAAATTAAAATAA
- the fabG gene encoding 3-oxoacyl-[acyl-carrier-protein] reductase, giving the protein MKLLQGKNAIITGGSRGIGKGIAQVFAEHGANVAFTYNSSAQSAEDLAKELEAKGVKAKAYQSNAASFEEAQKLIDDVNAEFGSIDIVINNAGITKDNLLMRMSEADFDKVIEVNLKSIFNMTKAVQRTMLKQRSGSIINMSSVVGVTGNAGQSNYAASKAGIIGFSKSMAQELGSRNIRTNVVAPGFIETEMTEKLDEKTVQGWRDSIPLKRGGKPEDIANTCVYLGSDLSSYVTGQVIHVDGGMHT; this is encoded by the coding sequence ATGAAATTACTACAAGGAAAGAATGCCATCATAACAGGTGGTAGTAGAGGTATTGGAAAAGGAATCGCTCAGGTTTTTGCCGAGCATGGAGCCAATGTCGCATTCACCTATAATTCTTCGGCACAGTCTGCTGAAGATCTTGCAAAAGAATTAGAAGCTAAAGGTGTAAAAGCTAAAGCCTATCAATCTAATGCTGCCAGTTTCGAAGAAGCACAGAAATTGATCGATGATGTAAATGCTGAATTTGGATCTATAGACATCGTAATCAACAACGCTGGTATTACAAAGGATAACCTTTTAATGCGAATGAGCGAAGCAGATTTTGACAAGGTGATCGAGGTTAATCTGAAGTCTATTTTTAATATGACCAAAGCCGTACAAAGAACCATGCTTAAGCAACGTTCTGGTAGTATCATTAATATGAGTTCTGTAGTAGGAGTTACTGGAAATGCCGGACAATCAAACTACGCAGCTTCTAAAGCTGGGATCATTGGGTTTTCAAAATCGATGGCTCAGGAACTTGGTTCCAGAAACATTAGAACAAATGTAGTAGCTCCAGGTTTTATCGAAACCGAAATGACCGAGAAGCTTGACGAAAAAACAGTACAGGGCTGGAGAGATTCTATTCCTTTAAAACGTGGTGGAAAACCTGAAGATATCGCGAATACGTGTGTGTATCTTGGTAGTGACTTAAGTTCTTACGTGACCGGACAGGTGATACATGTAGATGGCGGAATGCATACTTAA
- a CDS encoding BlaI/MecI/CopY family transcriptional regulator, translating to MSLSNAEEELMQLLWKQEKAFMKELIEAYPNPKPATTTIATLLKRMQDKNFVAYEQIGRSREYYPKVSKKAYFSKRMNGMIKSFFDNSASQFASFFTEETDLTDDELKKLRKLIDDKIKKD from the coding sequence ATGTCACTTTCTAATGCTGAAGAAGAACTAATGCAATTGCTCTGGAAACAGGAGAAAGCTTTTATGAAAGAACTTATCGAAGCTTATCCTAATCCAAAACCTGCTACGACGACTATCGCAACTTTGCTTAAAAGAATGCAGGATAAAAATTTTGTTGCTTATGAGCAGATAGGTAGATCCAGAGAATATTATCCTAAAGTGAGCAAGAAAGCTTATTTCTCTAAAAGAATGAATGGAATGATCAAATCCTTTTTCGATAACTCTGCCTCCCAGTTTGCTTCTTTCTTTACTGAAGAAACAGATCTTACTGATGATGAATTGAAGAAATTGAGAAAACTGATTGATGATAAAATAAAAAAGGATTGA
- a CDS encoding M56 family metallopeptidase encodes MLEYILKSAGCLLVLFAFYKFFLEAEKSNRLKRFYLIFMLLFSAILPFITISYEVAAKEFVDTAPMIVKSSEKSSAVQEVGFFDQYGSQIWLAIYFIGFLAFLLRFIWNLNKMRLTIKKGQLKKEFPYIYVLLGNSINPFSFLHYIFFSRKEFKNSQISEAVIAHEKAHVDQKHSWDLLFLELVNAIFWFNPIFIFIKKSIKLNHEFLADEQVLAKHQNLRDYSELLLGYSRGQDHNVLASPINHSLIKKRILMMTKNLSARRLSMKMLVLLPILGGCIYTFNQEIVAKPVLSIDENLELIEFQKKKSVYITVNKEDILLYDKPVSLKDFAEELDKTTKDWNDWQLKNPYFYVDFANSTTGFIEKLNAEYRKTELSRISGTEFLAPSAPETGATPPPPPPPPVQAIEGRNPASQSSNSSIGEQRDNLFSIQVAGSTLRVNGVKTNPGKLSETLDKLSEGITDEELKIYNFRMQVIDPASGYMESLNSEFRKSRMSKVSGHDILPPPPPVHRGEDHQVPKPPKPPKSTKPQKAPKPPKPPKRPKAAKTGEFVTGEEELLANESLEVNYIKEEMDSKDQKLKNKSKVKDKNKQNSVPNPPAPPAAPDPLKTIKVINAEGGIFFYNGKKISAKKATKIIESKNYTKIVVNQTGDSEGFMKITGSR; translated from the coding sequence ATGCTGGAGTATATCTTAAAATCTGCGGGATGTTTGCTGGTTCTTTTTGCCTTCTATAAATTTTTTCTGGAAGCTGAAAAATCCAACAGGCTAAAGCGTTTTTATCTGATCTTCATGCTGTTGTTTTCAGCGATCCTACCATTTATTACCATTTCTTATGAGGTTGCTGCCAAAGAATTCGTTGACACTGCGCCGATGATAGTAAAATCATCTGAAAAATCATCAGCAGTACAGGAAGTTGGTTTTTTCGATCAATATGGGAGTCAGATATGGCTGGCAATTTACTTTATTGGATTTCTCGCGTTTTTGCTTCGGTTTATATGGAACCTTAATAAAATGCGATTGACAATAAAGAAAGGTCAACTTAAAAAAGAATTTCCGTATATCTATGTGCTGCTTGGTAATTCCATCAATCCTTTCAGTTTCCTGCATTATATATTCTTCAGTAGAAAGGAATTTAAAAACTCACAGATTTCAGAAGCGGTGATAGCACATGAAAAAGCGCATGTGGATCAAAAACATTCCTGGGATCTTCTATTTCTGGAACTGGTGAATGCGATTTTCTGGTTCAATCCTATATTTATATTCATCAAAAAATCCATCAAATTAAACCATGAGTTTCTCGCAGATGAGCAAGTACTTGCAAAGCATCAAAATCTGAGAGATTACAGTGAACTTCTTTTAGGTTACAGCCGGGGACAGGATCATAACGTTCTGGCAAGTCCCATTAATCATTCATTAATCAAAAAACGAATACTTATGATGACAAAAAATCTTTCAGCCAGACGGCTGAGTATGAAAATGCTGGTGTTGCTACCCATTCTTGGAGGTTGTATTTATACTTTCAATCAAGAAATTGTAGCGAAGCCAGTGCTATCAATTGATGAGAACTTGGAATTGATCGAGTTTCAGAAGAAAAAATCGGTTTATATCACAGTGAACAAAGAAGATATTCTTTTGTACGACAAGCCAGTATCTCTTAAAGATTTTGCTGAAGAGTTGGATAAAACTACGAAGGACTGGAACGACTGGCAGTTGAAAAACCCATATTTTTATGTAGACTTCGCTAATTCAACTACCGGTTTTATTGAGAAACTTAATGCTGAGTATCGCAAAACTGAATTATCCAGAATATCTGGAACCGAGTTTCTAGCTCCAAGCGCTCCAGAAACTGGTGCAACACCGCCACCACCTCCGCCACCGCCAGTACAGGCTATAGAAGGCAGAAATCCAGCCTCCCAAAGCTCAAATTCAAGTATTGGAGAACAGAGAGACAATCTCTTCAGTATTCAGGTTGCTGGCAGCACGCTTCGAGTAAATGGAGTGAAAACTAATCCTGGTAAGTTAAGTGAAACTCTGGATAAGCTTTCCGAAGGGATAACAGACGAAGAGTTGAAAATTTATAATTTCAGAATGCAAGTTATAGATCCAGCATCTGGATATATGGAATCTCTGAATAGCGAATTCAGAAAAAGCAGAATGTCTAAGGTTAGCGGTCATGATATACTTCCACCGCCACCTCCAGTGCACCGTGGTGAAGATCATCAAGTTCCTAAGCCTCCAAAACCGCCTAAGTCAACAAAACCACAAAAGGCTCCAAAACCACCAAAACCTCCTAAGAGGCCAAAGGCTGCTAAGACAGGGGAATTTGTTACAGGGGAGGAAGAGTTACTAGCCAATGAATCCTTAGAGGTAAACTATATAAAGGAAGAGATGGACAGTAAAGACCAGAAATTAAAGAACAAGTCAAAAGTCAAAGATAAGAACAAGCAAAATTCGGTACCAAATCCTCCAGCACCACCAGCCGCTCCAGATCCATTAAAGACAATTAAAGTGATCAATGCAGAGGGTGGAATTTTTTTCTATAATGGCAAAAAGATCTCGGCTAAAAAAGCAACTAAGATTATAGAATCAAAGAACTATACGAAGATCGTTGTTAACCAAACAGGAGATTCCGAAGGTTTTATGAAGATTACGGGAAGTAGATAG
- the efp gene encoding elongation factor P has product MASTSDIRNGLCIRYNHDIYKITEFLHVKPGKGPAFVRTKLKSVTTGKVLDNTFSAGHKIEDIRVETHKFQFLYEDGEFWHFMNVEDYTQIRLTENALDMPKLLKEGEVVTILINTEDNMPLSVEMPGSVVLEVTHTEPGLKGNTATNATKPATVETGYEVNVPLFINEGDKIKIETEKGTYKERIKE; this is encoded by the coding sequence ATGGCTAGTACCAGTGATATCAGAAACGGTTTATGTATTCGTTACAACCACGATATTTATAAGATTACCGAATTTCTACATGTAAAACCAGGGAAAGGTCCGGCTTTCGTTAGAACTAAACTAAAAAGTGTTACTACAGGAAAAGTTCTTGATAACACATTTTCCGCAGGGCATAAGATCGAAGATATTCGAGTTGAAACTCATAAATTTCAGTTCCTATATGAAGATGGCGAGTTCTGGCATTTTATGAACGTTGAAGATTATACACAAATTAGACTTACTGAAAACGCTCTGGATATGCCGAAGCTTTTGAAGGAAGGCGAAGTGGTAACAATTCTTATTAATACTGAAGATAACATGCCACTTTCAGTAGAAATGCCCGGAAGTGTAGTGTTAGAAGTTACTCATACAGAACCTGGTTTAAAAGGAAATACCGCTACAAATGCTACAAAACCAGCAACCGTAGAAACTGGTTATGAGGTGAATGTTCCTCTTTTTATCAATGAAGGTGATAAGATCAAGATCGAAACCGAAAAAGGTACTTACAAAGAGAGAATTAAGGAGTAA